One stretch of Flavobacterium sp. 9 DNA includes these proteins:
- a CDS encoding AraC family transcriptional regulator, whose product MIIFKDFESFNEYVGLKKPIDSDIDIGYYDSPNMRSQSEPVKADFYRISIKINYTDKSLPVPKPITAIFFSSPDMVNGWNVEPNYTGMYVQLSKKIIDENRFLFKTYLDYGQHEALYLTESEVEEINTLFGLMYKYYKSEKQDFGVLLSYANVLISVIEAFYNRQFSTNPKQYNRIVTDFQQSLKDYYNQPVKQLPSVQYFADKLDLTPNYLGDIIKHFTNKSALENIHEFVIKKAKDLLEKNDSMNNTQVAYELGFEYPNYFSKFFKKQVNLTPKEYREQIKNTNL is encoded by the coding sequence ATGATAATCTTTAAAGATTTTGAGTCGTTTAACGAATATGTTGGATTAAAAAAGCCAATCGATAGTGATATCGATATTGGTTATTATGATTCTCCAAATATGCGATCTCAATCTGAACCTGTAAAGGCTGATTTCTATCGTATTTCTATAAAAATTAATTATACCGATAAATCGTTACCTGTTCCAAAACCAATAACGGCAATCTTTTTCAGCAGTCCGGATATGGTAAATGGATGGAATGTCGAACCGAATTACACAGGAATGTATGTGCAGCTTTCTAAAAAGATAATAGATGAAAATAGGTTTTTATTTAAAACTTATCTTGATTACGGACAGCATGAAGCCTTATATTTAACTGAAAGTGAAGTAGAAGAAATAAATACACTTTTTGGTTTAATGTACAAATATTATAAAAGCGAAAAACAAGATTTTGGTGTTTTGCTTTCTTATGCGAATGTATTGATTTCTGTAATTGAAGCTTTTTATAACAGACAATTTTCTACAAATCCAAAACAATACAATCGTATTGTAACTGACTTTCAACAAAGCTTAAAAGATTACTATAATCAGCCTGTGAAACAACTTCCAAGTGTTCAGTATTTTGCTGATAAATTGGATTTGACGCCAAATTATTTGGGAGATATTATTAAGCATTTTACAAATAAATCTGCTCTGGAGAATATTCATGAATTTGTAATAAAAAAAGCAAAAGACTTATTAGAAAAAAATGACTCTATGAATAATACTCAAGTGGCTTATGAATTAGGTTTTGAGTATCCAAATTATTTTTCTAAGTTT
- a CDS encoding aminotransferase class V-fold PLP-dependent enzyme yields MNSKNNTITLETYFQDFRQHIVGIGQEFDSPYGRKKIVYTDWTASGRLYRPIEEKLLNEFGPFVANTHTETTVSGTAMTKAYHHARNIIKRHTNANNDDVLINDGTGMTGVINKFQRILGLKIPENLKDCTIVPAEKRPIVFISHMEHHSNQTSWLETIADVEIIPSCEKGLFCLDNLALLLEKYADRTIKIASITSCSNVTGLKTPFHEAAKLMHKHNGVCFVDFACSGPYVEIDMHPADPEADLDAIFFSPHKFLGGPGTSGVLIFNKKLYNNMIPDCPGGGTVSWTNPWGEHKYIDNIEDREDGGTPGFLQVIKTALAIELKEEMGIDNILQREHEIVDFVFNELDPVENIKILAGQHKNRLGVISFFIEDLHFNLGVKLLNDKFGIQTRGGCSCAGTYGHFLLHVDQETSNKLVNEITIGDLIKKPGWIRMSIHPTTTDKEIAYVCESIKDLAKNHKSWALDYAYNKNTNEFIHKNANSFEDELVAGWFKS; encoded by the coding sequence ATGAATAGCAAAAATAATACCATCACTCTTGAGACTTATTTTCAGGATTTTAGACAGCATATTGTTGGGATTGGACAGGAATTTGACTCTCCATATGGCAGAAAAAAAATCGTTTATACGGACTGGACTGCCAGCGGACGCTTGTATCGTCCTATTGAAGAGAAACTTTTGAATGAATTTGGACCTTTTGTTGCCAATACTCACACAGAAACAACTGTGTCAGGTACTGCCATGACAAAAGCATATCATCATGCAAGAAACATCATAAAACGTCATACAAATGCGAATAATGATGATGTTTTGATTAATGACGGTACCGGAATGACTGGCGTTATCAATAAATTTCAACGTATTTTAGGTTTAAAAATCCCGGAAAACCTGAAGGATTGCACTATAGTTCCTGCTGAAAAACGCCCTATTGTTTTTATTTCGCATATGGAACATCATTCTAATCAAACTTCCTGGTTGGAAACTATTGCCGATGTTGAAATTATACCTTCTTGTGAAAAAGGACTTTTCTGCTTGGATAATTTGGCTTTATTGCTTGAAAAATATGCTGACAGAACGATAAAAATTGCTTCTATAACTTCATGTTCAAATGTTACGGGTTTAAAAACTCCGTTTCACGAAGCTGCAAAATTAATGCACAAACATAATGGAGTTTGTTTTGTAGATTTCGCTTGTTCAGGACCTTATGTAGAAATTGATATGCATCCTGCAGATCCTGAAGCTGACTTAGATGCTATTTTCTTTTCTCCGCATAAATTTTTAGGAGGGCCTGGAACTTCAGGAGTTTTGATTTTTAATAAAAAACTATACAATAATATGATTCCTGATTGTCCTGGCGGAGGAACTGTAAGCTGGACAAATCCTTGGGGCGAACATAAATATATTGATAATATCGAGGATCGTGAAGATGGCGGAACTCCTGGTTTCTTGCAGGTTATTAAAACTGCACTGGCAATTGAGCTTAAGGAAGAAATGGGAATCGATAACATTTTGCAACGCGAACACGAAATTGTTGATTTTGTTTTTAATGAATTAGATCCAGTTGAGAATATTAAAATTTTGGCTGGTCAACATAAAAATCGTTTGGGTGTAATTTCATTTTTTATTGAAGATCTTCACTTTAATTTAGGTGTAAAATTGCTGAATGATAAATTCGGGATTCAAACGAGAGGCGGATGCAGTTGTGCCGGAACTTACGGACACTTTTTACTACATGTAGATCAGGAAACTTCAAATAAATTGGTTAATGAAATTACTATCGGTGATTTAATCAAAAAACCGGGATGGATTAGAATGTCTATTCACCCAACGACTACTGATAAAGAAATCGCTTACGTTTGCGAAAGCATTAAAGATTTAGCTAAAAACCACAAATCATGGGCTTTAGATTATGCTTATAATAAAAACACAAACGAATTTATTCATAAAAACGCTAATTCATTTGAAGATGAATTGGTTGCAGGATGGTTTAAGTCGTAG
- the msrA gene encoding peptide-methionine (S)-S-oxide reductase MsrA — MKNLQVATFGGGCFWCIEAVVQRLKGVESLKSGYSGGFIKNPPYREVCTGRTGHAEVIKVTFNPDIISYHDLIFIFMTSHDPTTLNRQGADVGTQYRSIILYHNAEQKAVAEQVIEEVKPFYEDPIVTELKAFEVFYNAEEDHQNYYNNNQEARYCQIVIDPKVQKLKKMYANKLID, encoded by the coding sequence ATGAAAAACTTACAAGTAGCCACTTTTGGTGGTGGATGTTTTTGGTGTATAGAAGCTGTAGTTCAGCGTTTAAAAGGTGTAGAATCTTTAAAATCAGGTTATTCAGGCGGTTTTATTAAAAATCCTCCATATCGTGAAGTTTGTACAGGCAGAACCGGTCATGCAGAAGTTATAAAAGTAACTTTTAATCCTGACATAATTTCATATCACGATTTGATTTTTATATTCATGACAAGTCACGATCCAACAACTTTAAATCGTCAGGGAGCTGATGTTGGAACACAATATCGTTCAATTATTTTATATCATAACGCAGAACAAAAAGCGGTCGCAGAACAAGTTATTGAAGAAGTTAAACCATTTTATGAAGATCCAATTGTCACTGAACTAAAAGCTTTTGAAGTATTTTATAATGCCGAAGAAGATCATCAAAATTATTACAATAACAATCAGGAAGCGCGTTATTGCCAGATTGTAATTGATCCGAAAGTACAGAAATTGAAAAAAATGTACGCCAATAAATTAATTGACTAA
- a CDS encoding YdiU family protein → MKNLKINNRFTAELPADPNEVNEVRQVSNALFSYVNPTKPSNPKLIHASQEVAELIGITADEIQSEAFLNTFSGKEVLPETRPYAMCYAGHQFGNWAGQLGDGRAINLTEVENKNEFFTLQLKGAGKTPYSRTADGLAVLRSSVREYLCAEAMYYLGVPTTRSLSLMLSGDEVLRDILYNGNPAYEKGAIVCRVAPSFIRFGSFEMLTARNELKNLKQFVEYNINHYFPEIKGEPKEQYLQFFKTVADKTREMILHWQRVGFVHGVMNTDNMSIHGITIDYGPYGWLENYDPNWTPNTTDSQNRRYRFGNQPQIAQWNLYQLANAIYPLINEAKPLEDILESFITDFNSDYKIMFLSKLGLFISSKTDDELIDSLETTLQLSETDMTIFFRNLSKIQKSDSVEKAIEKIQDSFYIAEQITGEILDSWKKWFTLYIERLNEEKLSDKERSEKMNTINPKYVLRNYMSQLAIDAADQGDYSLINELYLLLQKPYDEQPEYEKWFAKRPDWARSKVGCSMLSCSS, encoded by the coding sequence ATGAAAAATTTAAAAATAAATAACAGATTTACTGCTGAATTACCCGCAGATCCAAACGAAGTCAATGAAGTTCGTCAGGTTTCTAATGCGCTTTTTTCTTATGTAAATCCAACAAAACCATCAAATCCTAAATTGATTCATGCTTCTCAGGAAGTTGCTGAATTGATTGGAATTACGGCTGATGAAATTCAATCTGAAGCTTTTTTGAATACCTTTTCAGGGAAAGAAGTTCTTCCTGAAACGCGTCCTTATGCAATGTGTTATGCAGGGCATCAATTTGGAAATTGGGCCGGGCAACTTGGTGATGGACGTGCTATTAATTTGACGGAAGTAGAAAATAAAAATGAGTTTTTTACACTTCAGTTAAAAGGTGCAGGAAAAACTCCATATTCAAGAACTGCTGATGGTTTGGCTGTTTTACGATCTTCTGTCAGAGAGTATTTATGTGCCGAAGCAATGTATTATTTGGGAGTTCCCACTACCCGATCACTTTCGCTGATGTTATCTGGTGACGAAGTTTTGCGAGACATTCTGTATAACGGAAATCCGGCTTATGAAAAAGGTGCTATCGTTTGTCGTGTTGCGCCGTCATTTATTCGTTTTGGAAGTTTCGAAATGTTGACAGCGCGAAATGAACTCAAAAATTTAAAACAGTTTGTTGAGTACAATATCAATCATTATTTCCCTGAAATAAAAGGCGAGCCAAAAGAACAATATTTACAATTCTTTAAAACCGTTGCAGATAAAACACGTGAAATGATTTTGCATTGGCAACGTGTGGGTTTTGTACATGGCGTGATGAATACTGATAATATGTCGATTCACGGAATCACGATTGATTACGGACCTTATGGTTGGTTAGAAAATTATGATCCAAATTGGACTCCAAATACAACAGACAGCCAAAATAGAAGATATCGTTTTGGAAATCAACCTCAAATTGCACAATGGAATTTGTATCAATTAGCAAATGCAATTTATCCGTTAATTAATGAAGCTAAACCTTTAGAAGATATACTTGAATCTTTTATTACAGATTTCAATTCTGATTATAAAATTATGTTTTTAAGTAAATTAGGATTGTTTATTTCTAGTAAAACTGACGATGAATTAATTGATTCTCTGGAAACTACTCTACAATTATCTGAAACTGATATGACTATCTTTTTTAGGAATTTAAGCAAGATTCAAAAATCAGATTCTGTTGAAAAAGCAATCGAAAAAATTCAGGATTCTTTTTATATCGCTGAACAAATTACTGGTGAAATATTAGATTCCTGGAAAAAATGGTTTACTCTTTATATCGAAAGATTAAATGAAGAAAAACTTTCGGATAAAGAACGTTCAGAGAAAATGAATACAATTAATCCAAAATATGTTTTAAGAAATTATATGTCTCAATTGGCAATTGATGCAGCAGATCAAGGCGATTATTCCTTAATAAACGAGTTATATTTGTTATTGCAAAAGCCATATGATGAACAACCGGAATATGAAAAATGGTTTGCAAAACGACCGGATTGGGCACGATCTAAAGTTGGTTGTTCAATGCTTTCTTGTAGTTCTTAA
- a CDS encoding YpdA family putative bacillithiol disulfide reductase, which produces MKEYDLIIVGGGPIGLACAIEAQKKNLSYLIIEKGAIVNSIFNYPLYMTFFSTAERLEIGDIPFNCLAPKPGRQEALEYYRNIHRYFNFSIHLFEKVTEVQKQENGSFTITTDKALYEAKNVVIATGFYDIPIVMNVKGEELPKVRHYYKEAHEYAFRNILVVGANNSSVDAALECWRKGANVTMVIRKNEINSRVKYWVKPDIENRIAEGSIKAYFESNITEIRENEVEIETPTGKVTIENDFVLALTGYKPDLTFLEKMGIKLSEDELKTPTYNPETMETNIDGLFLAGVVCGGMHTHKWFIENSRIHANMIVDYITSK; this is translated from the coding sequence ATGAAAGAATATGATTTGATCATTGTTGGCGGCGGTCCAATTGGGCTGGCTTGTGCAATTGAAGCTCAAAAGAAAAATCTAAGTTATTTAATTATTGAAAAAGGAGCTATTGTAAATAGCATTTTCAATTATCCTTTATACATGACTTTTTTCTCTACTGCAGAGAGACTTGAGATTGGTGATATTCCGTTTAATTGCTTAGCGCCAAAACCCGGACGTCAGGAAGCTTTAGAATACTACAGAAATATTCATCGTTATTTTAATTTTTCAATTCATTTATTTGAAAAAGTAACTGAAGTACAAAAACAAGAAAACGGTTCCTTTACTATTACAACAGATAAAGCTTTGTACGAAGCAAAAAATGTGGTAATTGCAACAGGTTTTTATGATATTCCGATTGTAATGAATGTAAAAGGCGAGGAGTTGCCAAAAGTGAGACATTATTATAAAGAAGCGCATGAATATGCTTTTAGAAATATTCTTGTTGTTGGCGCCAATAATTCGTCTGTTGATGCCGCTTTAGAATGTTGGCGAAAAGGGGCGAATGTAACAATGGTTATTCGTAAAAACGAAATAAACAGCAGGGTGAAATATTGGGTAAAACCAGATATCGAAAACCGAATTGCTGAAGGAAGTATCAAAGCTTATTTTGAATCGAATATTACTGAAATTCGAGAAAATGAAGTTGAAATTGAAACTCCAACAGGAAAAGTTACTATAGAAAATGATTTTGTTCTGGCATTAACCGGATATAAACCTGATCTCACTTTTCTTGAAAAAATGGGAATTAAACTATCTGAAGATGAACTAAAAACACCAACTTACAATCCAGAAACTATGGAAACAAATATTGACGGATTATTTCTTGCAGGAGTTGTTTGTGGCGGAATGCATACTCACAAATGGTTTATCGAAAATTCACGCATTCACGCAAATATGATTGTAGATTATATTACTTCAAAATAA
- a CDS encoding CYTH domain-containing protein, with protein MLEIERKFLVKSDDFKEQAFTQNRIAQGYLSSVPERTVRVRVKGERGFITIKGIGQQGGMSRFEWENEIPLGEALELLKLCEKGKIEKTRFEVKSGKHTIEIDEFYGENEGLVMAEIELESETESFEKPDWLGDEVTNDPRYYNAYLSKNPFKYWEK; from the coding sequence ATGCTCGAAATAGAAAGAAAGTTTCTTGTAAAATCAGATGATTTTAAAGAACAAGCTTTTACCCAAAACAGAATAGCTCAGGGATATTTAAGTTCAGTGCCAGAAAGAACTGTGAGAGTTAGAGTTAAAGGTGAAAGAGGATTCATAACTATAAAAGGAATAGGGCAGCAAGGAGGAATGTCTCGTTTTGAATGGGAAAATGAAATTCCACTTGGCGAAGCATTGGAATTACTTAAATTATGCGAAAAAGGCAAAATCGAAAAAACTCGTTTTGAAGTAAAATCGGGAAAACACACTATTGAAATTGATGAGTTTTATGGTGAAAATGAGGGTTTAGTAATGGCCGAAATCGAATTGGAATCTGAAACAGAATCTTTTGAAAAACCAGATTGGTTAGGAGATGAAGTTACAAATGATCCAAGATATTATAATGCTTATTTGAGTAAAAATCCTTTTAAATACTGGGAGAAATAA